The following proteins are co-located in the Solea solea chromosome 21, fSolSol10.1, whole genome shotgun sequence genome:
- the LOC131448491 gene encoding receptor activity-modifying protein 1-like has translation MIVSLLLVFLITGVEESQQTNNTDVTQAETNQTSTLFTDASNLTVSLETSEIEAKLQDNETSVITEDEDAFMEQPFTTKRCQHDLLLSYSHIYCEDHFDHQMLELGSEKWCHLDSVTGAYSEVTTCMEKLTGLVDCFYPNTYTQDFFLSVHARYFKNCGKDELVFEDAPHWVMMVLTLIPVSLIPILVCLVIWKSKVQE, from the exons ATGATCGTCTCCCTGCTCCTCGTGTTTCTTATCACAG GTGTCGAAgaatcacaacaaacaaacaacacagatgTGACTCAAGCGGAGACAAATCAAACGTCCACTTTGTTCACAGACG caTCAAATTTGACTGTGAGTTTGGAAACGAGTGAAATAGAAGCGAAGCTTCAGGACAACGAGACGTCTGTGATCACAGAGGACGAAG ACGCCTTCATGGAGCAGCCGTTTACGACCAAACGCTGTCAGCACGACCTGCTGCTGTCGTACAGTCACATCTATTGTGAAGATCATTTTGACCATCAAATGTTGGAGCTCGGCTCAGAGAAGTGGTGTCACCTGGACAGTGTCACCGG AGCGTACAGTGAGGTCACCACCTGCATGGAGAAGCTCACCGGCCTGGTCGACTGTTTCTATCCCAACACTTACACTCAGGACTTCTTCCTCTCCGTCCACGCACGCTACTTCAAGAACTGCGGCAAAGACGAGCTGGTGTTTGAGGACGCGCCTCACTGGGTGATGATGGTCCTCACGCTCATCCCCGTCAGTCTCATCCCCATCCTCGTCTGCCTGGTGATCTGGAAGAGTAAAGTCCAGGAGTGA
- the LOC131448482 gene encoding asialoglycoprotein receptor 1-like, whose protein sequence is MVGHQRFPWINNPTRATAAASAKQEHDDVSSRFLRSRKTRTCRRPCPMVGLSALCLLLFVICAALTVLYANRSNRKPDMQRLFRYQNMSDRFLALTKVNVDLKTDNEVLKAQSVQINEQNRLLNRTSADLESMNLALTLESRELAEQVVNLTSTNAQFEEEREQLVVYSYEREEKMANMSQTVDQLLSSNAWLQEENQRVSETSDLLRDELLRVREKNQELEEISEGFQREIQNLTEKIRAFSRDCDEKLTQLQEQKQNLSMMQMKDQQEAAERTRSKMKEVDKMVADILSAKEAYRALDLYCPVVNQKTKERFCKKCHNSWKQFETKCYYFSSRTLDWSSSRAWCRTQGGDLVIINSEQEQRFMFDSGRTLEPSGARLWVGMSDEHHEGQWHWVDGSKVTSDVQFWLSRTGVGAEPDDWNLDDPRGEDCGHIDVSEDTLKSWMDGSCQRTYRWICEKNI, encoded by the exons ATGGTTGGTCATCAGCGGTTTCCCTGGATTAATAATCCAACacgagcaacagcagcagcttcagccaAGCAGGAACACGACGACGTGT CGTCACGTTTCCTCCGTAGCAGAAAAACACGCACCTGTCGGCGTCCGTGTCCGATGGTCGGACTCTCCGCGCTCTGTTTACTGCTATTCGTGATCTGCGCCGCACTCACTGTCCTGT ATGCTAACAGGTCAAACAGGAAACCGGACATGCAGAGACTCTTCCGCTACCAGAACATGAGCGACAGATTCCTCGCTCTCACCAAAGTAAACGTTGACCTGAAGACGGACAACGAGGTCTTGAAGGCGCAAAGTGTCCAAATCAACGAGCAGAACAGACTCCTCAACAGGACGTCCGCTGACCTCGAGTCCATGAATCTCGCTCTCACTTTGGAGAGCAGAGAGCTGGCGGAGCAAGTCGTCAATCTTACCTCTACGAACGCACAGTTCGAGGAAGAACGCGAGCAACTGGTGGTGTACTCGTATGAGCGGGAGGAGAAGATGGCGAACATGTCGCAGACCGTCGATCAGCTGCTGAGCTCCAACGCTtggctgcaggaggagaacCAACGAGTGTCCGAGACAAGTGACTTACTGAGAGACGAGCTGCTCCGAGTGAGGGAGAAGAatcaggagctggaggagatcaGCGAAGGGTTTCAGAGAGAAATTCAAAATCTGACCGAGAAGATTAGAGCCTTTTCGAGGGACTGCGACGAGAAGTTGACTCAGCTTCAAGAACAAAAGCAGAACCTGAGCATGATGCAGATGAAAGACcaacaggaggcagcagagagaaCCAGAAGCAAGATGAAGGAAGTGGACAAGATGGTGGCGGACATACTTTCAGCGAAGGAGGCGTACCGCGCTTTAGACCTTTACTGTCCTGTGGTTAACCAGAAAACGAAAG AGCGTTTCTGTAAAAAATGCCACAACAGCTGGAAACAGTTTGAGACAAAGTGCTACTACTTCTCCTCTCGCACACTGGACTGGAGCTCTAGCAGGGCCTGGTGTCGGACACAAGGGGGCGACCTGGTCATCATTAACAGTGAACAAGAGCAG aggTTCATGTTCGACAGCGGTCGCACTCTGGAGCCGTCCGGTGCTCGGCTGTGGGTCGGTATGAGCGACGAACATCATGAGGGACAGTGGCACTGGGTGGATGGAAGCAAAGTCACCTCAGATGTGCA GTTTTGGCTGAGCAGAACCGGAGTCGGTGCTGAGCCCGATGACTGGAACCTGGACGACCCTCGAGGTGAAGACTGCGGACACATAGACGTCAGTGAAGACACACTCAAGTCCTGGATGGACGGATCCTGCCAGAGAACTTACAGATGGATCTGCGAAAAGAACATTTAG
- the LOC131448477 gene encoding UDP-glucuronosyltransferase 2A3-like, producing the protein MFLQLQECKSFSGIPGLSLLTLVVSLSILMSAGVQGGKILVFPLDGSHWINMNLMIQSLHARGHEVTVVRTATSWYIKESAPHYRSITVTLPEAISLEEEEFFVQLLTQTLANKREGSFISVVKLGWEMLTRLSGIHQQASGMVVQMFENKALMQRIRDAQYDVVLTDPGLPVGVLVAHELKLPTIYNVRWILSGEAHFAVAPSPLSYVPLTGHIVSDKMTFGQRAVNVVTSIFNMCIYRFCFRPHYDQVVDRYFGPDVDFYHLLQGADIWLMRVDFVFEFPRPTMPNIVYIGGFQCKPPKPLSPELEEFVQSSGEHGFILMSLGTLVKGLPMEITNEIATAFAQIPQKVIWRHVGERPKNLANNILLVDWVPQNDLLGHPKMKAFVSHCGTNGIYEAIYHGVPIIGLPLLFDQFENLLRLETRGAAKLVDVTKITHQYFLESVQDVLQNPLYRNNMKRLSEQHRDKPMHPLESAVFWTEFVMRHKGAAQLRTESYKMPWYTYHSLDVVCFLVAFLLLLTVTVVGSIRFMCFRMCWRRKTKQE; encoded by the exons ATGTTTCTGCAGTTACAGGAATGTAAA AGTTTTTCAGGAATCCCAGGACTTTCTCTTCTCACTCTGGTGGTGTCTCTCTCCATCCTCATGAGTGCTGGTGTCCAGGGTGGAAAGATCCTGGTGTTCCCATTGGATGGCAGCCACTGGATCAACATGAACCTGATGATCCAGAGCCTCCACGCCAGAGGCCATGAGGTGACCGTGGTCCGCACTGCCACTAGCTGGTACATCAAAGAGAGTGCACCACATTACCGCTCTATCACTGTCACCCTGCCGGAGGCCATCAGCTTAGAAGAGGAGGAGTTTTTTGTTCAACTGCTGACACAGACACTGGCAAACAAGAGAGAGGGGTCTTTTATCAGCGTTGTGAAACTTGGGTGGGAAATGCTGACCAGGCTGTCGGGGATTCACCAGCAGGCCAGCGGCATGGTGGTGCAAATGTTTGAGAACAAGGCTCTAATGCAGAGGATTCGTGATGCTCAATATGATGTGGTTCTCACGGACCCAGGCTTGCCTGTAGGGGTTCTGGTTGCCCATGAGCTGAAGCTGCCAACTATTTATAATGTGAGATGGATCCTCAGTGGAGAAGCGCACTTTGCGGTCGCTCCATCACCGTTGTCCTATGTCCCACTTACAGGACATATTGTGTCGGATAAAATGACCTTTGGGCAAAGAGCGGTGAATGTAGTGACCAGCATCTTCAACATGTGCATTTACAGGTTTTGCTTTCGTCCTCACTATGATCAAGTGGTGGACAGGTACTTCGGTCCAGATGTGGACTTCTATCACCTCCTACAAGGGGCAGACATCTGGCTCATGAGGGTGGATTTTGTCTTTGAATTCCCCAGACCCACCATGCCAAACATTGTCTACATTGGTGGGTTTCAGTGTAAACCTCCTAAGCCTTTATCACCCGAGCTGGAGGAGTTTGTTCAAAGTTCAGGAGAGCATGGGTTCATCCTGATGTCTCTTGGCACACTGGTTAAAGGTCTGCCAATGGAAATTACCAATGAAATCGCTACTGCCTTTGCTCAAATTCCTCAGAAGGTCATATGGAGGCATGTCGGCGAGCGCCCCAAAAATCTGGCTAATAACATTCTTCTGGTGGACTGGGTGCCACAGAATGACCTCCTGGGCCACCCAAAGATGAAAGCCTTTGTGTCCCATTGTGGAACAAACGGGATCTATGAGGCCATCTACCATGGCGTTCCAATCATCGGTCTTCCTCTACTGTTTGATCAGTTCGAAAACCTTCTGAGATTAGAAACACGAGGTGCTGCCAAGCTGGTGGATGTCACCAAAATCACACACCAATACTTCCTGGAATCAGTACAAGACGTTCTTCAGAATCCTTTGTACAGGAACAACATGAAGCGTCTCTCTGAACAGCATCGGGACAAACCGATGCATCCTTTAGAGAGTGCGGTTTTCTGGACTGAATTTGTAATGAGGCACAAAGGCGCTGCACAATTGCGCACCGAGTCTTACAAGATGCCCTGGTACACATATCACTCTCTGGATGTTGTATGCTTCTTGGTAGCATTTCTGTTGTTGCTAACAGTGACTGTTGTGGGCTCCATACGATTTATGTGCTTTCGAATGTgctggaggagaaaaacaaagcaggagTAG
- the LOC131448488 gene encoding endonuclease domain-containing 1 protein-like produces MSRPLALLVVVLVSVCGHWRLAAADVGDFTPCLQFFYRSWPPKGLTGTPICQRYDNQYRFATLYSRARRSPWFSAYVYTLPQGKRPLSFWKFEPQLAYAGAAGNMIRFPPGPLDQNVVDSQAVEPDYINSTYSRGHMNPSLHHRTHEDRTATFTLTNVVPQKAGSNDGPWAKLEQTVNKSLAAFCLGQAYVLTGAIPYRSEEHWLKNHRVAVPEYMWSAYCCPKYNSSLPEELRNTFPTYAAIGRNDCNSSEEIVPVSKTTKKEFRGYDVRRMSLESLEMYLRDRLSAVVSVFYERCSGSH; encoded by the exons ATGTCTCGTCCTCTGGCTCTGCTCGTGGTCGTCCTCGTCTCCGTCTGTGGACACTGGCGATTGGCAGCCGCTGATGTTGGGGACTTCACTCCTTGCCTGCAGTTCTTCTACAGGTCCTGGCCTCCTAAAGGTCTGACGGGGACTCCAATCTGCCAACGTTACGACAACCAGTATCGGTTTGCCACGCTGTACAGTCGAGCGCGACGCTCTCCGTGGTTCTCAGCCTATGTGTACACGCTGCCACAGGGAAAGAGGCCCTTGTCGTTCTGGAAGTTTGAGCCACAG TTAGCTtacgcaggagctgctggcaACATGATCCGGTTCCCCCCGGGCCCTCTGGACCAAAACGTGGTGGACAGCCAGGCGGTGGAGCCAGACTACATTAACTCCACCTACTCTCGTGGTCACATGAACCCGAGCCTTCACCACCGGACTCACGAGGACCGCACAGCCACTTTCACCCTCACCAACGTTGTCCCGCAGAAAGCTGGCTCCAACGATGGGCCCTGGGCAAAGCTGGAGCAGACCGTCAACAAGTCCCTCGCAGCCTTCTGTCTCGGACAGGCGTACGTCTTGACCGGCGCCATCCCGTACCGGAGCGAGGAGCACTGGCTGAAGAACCACCGTGTGGCTGTGCCAGAGTACATGTGGTCGGCCTACTGCTGCCCCAAATACAACAGCAGCCTTCCAGAAGAACTGAGGAACACCTTCCCGACTTACGCCGCCATTGGCCGCAACGACTGCAACAGCAGCGAGGAAATCGTACCCGTGAGTAAGACAACAAAGAAAGAGTTCAGGGGTTACGACGTGAGGCGGATGTCGCTGGAATCGCTTGAGATGTATCTGAGGGACAGACTCAGTGCCGTGGTCAGTGTGTTTTACGAGCGATGTTCTGGATCACACTGA